TTTGCATTCTTGGAAAGAGCGGGGCGGGCAAGACTGTCTTGCTAAAAATAATAGTGGGACTTTTGAGACCTGATAGGGGCAATGTTTTCCTTTTTGGAAGAAACATATTTAAGATAAAAAGGGAGGAACTTTTTAAACTACGTGAAAATATAGGTTTTGTTTTTCAAAGCTCTGCCCTATTTGACTCCCTAACGGTCTTTGAAAATGTGGCTTATCCCTTTTTAAGGAGGGAGGTTTCTGAAGAAGAGGTTAAGGAAAAGGTTCTTAAAATGCTTAGACTTGTTGAGATGCAGGGAACTGAGAATTTAATGCCTTCAGAACTTTCAGGGGGTATGAAGAAACGAGTTGCTATAGCAAGGGCCCTTATCACGGAACCTAAGTTGGTGATATACGATGAACCAACCGCTGGTTTAGACCCTGCTACGGGCAGTTCAGTAATCGAAATAATAAAAAAGTTAAATGAAGAAAAGAAAACAACTTCTATAATAGTGACCCACGATTTCACAGTTGCTTCAAACCTTGCAGAAAGGGTTCTTTTTTTGCACGAGGGCAGAATTGTAAGGGAATTAAAACATAAGGAATTACAGGGTGGCTTAGATAGTGAGCTAATTAAGTTTTTCAGTAAGAAGGAGGATAGTAAATGAAAACCAAAAGGAGAGTATCCATTATGATGTTATCACTCTTGCTAATTTTTGTTTCTTGCAAGTCCTACGAGGTGAGGCCTTCAAGACCCCAGATGGGTCAAAAGGTTGAAATAACGGTAAAAGGGAATTTTAATTCACCACTGGTTGAGGTTATCTACCTGAAGGAAAATCTCGATTTTGATTTTGATGTTTTACCTGCGAAAGTAGAAGCTAAATCCATTTCCTTTGATATCGCACCCGATACTTTAACTTCTTACGTGATATGGAGGATTGTTGACAGTAACTTGGTCTACTTTCCCAATGGTGAGGGTTTGGTGTTTTACTACGGCAAAAAGCCTATGCGCCTTGCTTGCTATTATAAGGGTATGCACACAGAGAAGGCCATTCCTTATCCTGTAAATTTGACTCCCGTAGAACAGAGGAAAGTAATAAAGAAAGCGGAAAAAATATACAAGAAGGGCTTAAAATATTATCCTTCCTGCCCTGTGTGTTTTTCAAGACTCAAAATTTTGCAATATTTTAAGCTCAAGGATGAACAAAGCAGGGCCAAATATCTTTATAAGTTGGAGAAAACTCTTGATTCTCTCTTTAATACAGGCGACTTAATGGCTCAGGTTGCCGCCTTTAACGTCGCTTATTTCTTTTCTTTTCCCAAAACTTATGACTACTTCAAATATCTTTCTGAAAATCCCTTTATACCGGGTGCTCTCGATGTGGCAATGAGCTATCTCTACCAGTATGCGAGAAGTTTGGATCCAAAAGAGGGTGCAAAATGGTTAGAAATTGGCTTGAATAAGTATTCGGATTACATCAAAGAACCATCCTCCAGGATTAAAAATATTCTGAGGAATTATTACTATTCACTGTATTATGCTTATCTCGTGCAGGGAGATACAGTGAAAGCTATTGATTACTTGAGAAAACTACAGCAAATATACCCGATGGACCCATCGCCTTATGTGGCTGAGGCTTCTTTAAGGATGGAAATGGGAACTTTAAACTATAGAATTATTGACAGCCTTCTTGTAATAGCTGAAAAGTCTTTTAACCCTATAGCCTATTCACATACTTATCCGTTTTACGACGCAAAGTCGAGAGATAAGGCTGTAAAGAGAAATCTTACTGACCTCTATAGAGTGGAGTCTCGGTATTTTTTAAATATTGGCGATACTGGAAGGGCTGTTGCAGTATTGGAAAAAGCGATACAAGTACAGGGCGGCGATCTTTACGCCGACTTTGGCGATCACGAACAGGTGGGTGATTTACTCTTTGCCACTGGGAATTTTGAAAAGGCAGTCAAACATTACGCTTATGCAGTTATTACCGGTGCAGAGGAGGAACGTATCCTTAAAGACTTTCAGGAAAAACTGAAATCTACCAGCATAAGCAGAGACTCAATAACCATTCTTATCTTTAATTTGAAAAAGATTATTGAAGAGAATAAGGTTCCTGCGCCAGATTTTTTAGTTGAAACTATTGATGGTCAGAAATTGAGATTGAAAGATCTAAAAGGTAAAGTAGTTGTATTGAATTTCTGGGCTACTTGGTGTGGACCATGCAGGAGAGAAATCCCTGAACTGAATAACCTGGTTGAGAAATACAAGGATAATAGCAATGTTATTTTTGTTGGAGTTACCAACGACCTTAGAGAAAGGGTGGCGAACTTCTTGAGTCGAAATGAGTTTAGATACATCATTACCTTTGACGTGGATAGTGTTTACGAGAAGTATAACGTTACCGCTGTTCCTACCCACGTGATAATTGATAAAAATGGATTTATTACTTCTCGGATTGTAGGCTCACTTCCGCACATGGACGAAATTCTCAGCCAGAAGATTGAAAAAATGCTGAAATAATGTAAAGGCTTTATTAGCCTTTCTTTTTGCTATAGGTTTCAATAAAGTATTCTATTGATCTATCATAGGTTCTTTCGGCTTCAGGGGGGAAATAACAGGCAGGAAGCTCTCCATGTGCTCTGTGATACGCTATGCAATCACAACAGATGCCTTTTCTCGAACAGGTTGGATAAGAACAAGTACAACGGTTTTTCAAGTTAAAATCTTTTTTGCACTCCATTTTTGCCCTCCCTTGACACTATTTACTTTAAGTGAAAGTTGGTGTATTTTCAAAAGACGTGCTTATTTTACTCAATTTTCTTTGATTTTTAGTTTTTTTTGAATGCTTTATAATGTAAAAAATTAGGTGGAGGTGGCAATGGGGTGGAGGATACAAATTGTTAAACTTTTTTTCACAATCATTCTTTTTGTAAGCGTTTTGCTTAGTGGTTGTGCAAGACGAGAAAGAAAGTTGACTTTTGCCGTTGGTGGTGCTCCTAATGAACTGGACTTTTGGGAAGCTGTCATAAAGGACTTTGAGAAGGAAACAGGTATAAAGGTGTCAATTCTCAGACAGCCAACGGACACTGACCAGAGGAGGCAAGGCCTTCTGGTTGCATTAAAATCGAAAAAATCAGATCCCGATGTTTTTCTTATGGATGTGGCCTGGATAGGACAATTTGCTTCCTCTGATTGGCTTTACGATTTGAAACCGTGGGTTGAGTCAAGGAGTCTCGATATAGAGAAATTCTTTCAAAGGGTAGTTAATCTCGCAGATATGCACGAGGGAAAATTGATTGCATTGCCAGTATACGTAGACGGGGGTTTGCTGTATTATAGAAAAGATTTGCTTGAGAAGTACGGGTATAAGAACCCCCCCGAAACCTGGATTGAACTTATTAAAGTGTCTCAAAGAGTTCAGGCACAAGAAAGGGGTATTTCCAATCCCGATTTTTGGGGCTTTGTATGGCAAGGGGCTCAATATGAAGGCTTAATATGCACCTTCTTGGAATTTGCTGTTTCCAATAATGGGGGAATTGTGATTAGCAAAGATACAGTCATTGTGAATTCGCAGGAAAATGTGAGTGCCCTTGCCTTTATGAGTGCTTTGATACACTCCTACAATATATCCCCACCGAATACCTACACGGAGATGAAAGAGGAAGAGGTCAGGATCTTTTTCCAGCAAGGGAATGCATTATTTGAAAGGAACTGGCCCTACGCCTGGGGAAATCATGAAAGTGAAGGTTCCCCTATCAAGGGGAAAGTAGGTATCGCTCCTCTTCCGCACTTTCCGGGGGGGAGTAGTGCATCCACGCTTGGTGGATGGCATGTAGGTATATCACGCTTTACAGACGTACCTGATGAAGCATTAAAGTTTCTCAAATATATTACTTCTTACGACATTCAAAAGAGGCTGACTTTAAATCTTGGTTGGAATCCTGGTAGAGTCGATGTGTACAAGGACCCGGAGGTGCTTGAAAAGTTACCTCATCTTGCGGTGCTGAGGAGTGTGTTTGAAAATGCCTATCCGCGACCTATGGTTCCTTATTATTCTCAAGTTTCTGAGATACTACAAAGGTATGTAAACAGTGCTCTTTCAGGGAAAATTTCACCGGGAGAGGCACTCTCTAAGGCGGAGGAAGAAATTAAAGAAATTGTTAGACAATATGAGAAATAGAAATCCTAATTATATAACACCAAAAGAGCGTCTGGAATCAATAATTTTGGTGGTGCCTGTTGTAGTTTTTATCGCCGCCTTTCTTTTGTTTCCCGTAATAGGGACGATCTATGACGCCTTTTTCCGAGATGTTTCTTACATGCTCAGGGAGTTTATTTTCTTAGGAAACTACAAAAGACTGTTTAGCGACAGGTTTTTTGTTCAATCTGTTTTTTTTACCCTGGCCTTTGTGCTTGCATCCGTTAGTCTTGAATTGTTGATCGGCATGATGTTTGCCCTTCTTATGAATGAACGTTTTCCTGCAAGAGGTTTATTTAGGGGGATTGTGCTGGTTCCATGGGCAATCCCCGTTGCAATTTCTGGAAGGATTTGGGAACTTATTTACAATTTTCATTACGGTCTTGCCAATTATGTTTTGGGAAGATTAGGGATCGGGCCTGTTAACTGGTTTGGTACGTCTTTGAGTGCTTTTTGGGCTCTTGTTCTTTCAGATGCATGGAAGACAGCGCCATTTGTTGCTATAATTCTGCTTATGGGGCTCCAGGCAATTCCTGAAGAACTGTACGCCCAGGCAAAGGTTGATGGAACTCACTTTCTGCAAAGATTTTGGAAAATAACACTTCCTCTCTTAAAGCCTTTTATTTTGGTTGCTTTACTCTTTAGGACAATAGATGCTCTAAGAGTATTTGATCTCATATATGTACTTACAAAAGGAGGTCCTGGTGGAAGTACCACATCTATTTCTTTATATGCTTTTAGGTACTTTGTATCTGGTGATTTTGGTTTTGGATCTGCAATTTCAACTGTCCTTTTCCTGATTTCT
The sequence above is a segment of the bacterium genome. Coding sequences within it:
- a CDS encoding ATP-binding cassette domain-containing protein codes for the protein MDEIVRVENLVKTFLNKVVLNSVSFSVQEGEAVCILGKSGAGKTVLLKIIVGLLRPDRGNVFLFGRNIFKIKREELFKLRENIGFVFQSSALFDSLTVFENVAYPFLRREVSEEEVKEKVLKMLRLVEMQGTENLMPSELSGGMKKRVAIARALITEPKLVIYDEPTAGLDPATGSSVIEIIKKLNEEKKTTSIIVTHDFTVASNLAERVLFLHEGRIVRELKHKELQGGLDSELIKFFSKKEDSK
- a CDS encoding TlpA disulfide reductase family protein, with protein sequence MKTKRRVSIMMLSLLLIFVSCKSYEVRPSRPQMGQKVEITVKGNFNSPLVEVIYLKENLDFDFDVLPAKVEAKSISFDIAPDTLTSYVIWRIVDSNLVYFPNGEGLVFYYGKKPMRLACYYKGMHTEKAIPYPVNLTPVEQRKVIKKAEKIYKKGLKYYPSCPVCFSRLKILQYFKLKDEQSRAKYLYKLEKTLDSLFNTGDLMAQVAAFNVAYFFSFPKTYDYFKYLSENPFIPGALDVAMSYLYQYARSLDPKEGAKWLEIGLNKYSDYIKEPSSRIKNILRNYYYSLYYAYLVQGDTVKAIDYLRKLQQIYPMDPSPYVAEASLRMEMGTLNYRIIDSLLVIAEKSFNPIAYSHTYPFYDAKSRDKAVKRNLTDLYRVESRYFLNIGDTGRAVAVLEKAIQVQGGDLYADFGDHEQVGDLLFATGNFEKAVKHYAYAVITGAEEERILKDFQEKLKSTSISRDSITILIFNLKKIIEENKVPAPDFLVETIDGQKLRLKDLKGKVVVLNFWATWCGPCRREIPELNNLVEKYKDNSNVIFVGVTNDLRERVANFLSRNEFRYIITFDVDSVYEKYNVTAVPTHVIIDKNGFITSRIVGSLPHMDEILSQKIEKMLK
- a CDS encoding DUF6485 family protein → MECKKDFNLKNRCTCSYPTCSRKGICCDCIAYHRAHGELPACYFPPEAERTYDRSIEYFIETYSKKKG
- a CDS encoding ABC transporter substrate-binding protein, whose product is MGWRIQIVKLFFTIILFVSVLLSGCARRERKLTFAVGGAPNELDFWEAVIKDFEKETGIKVSILRQPTDTDQRRQGLLVALKSKKSDPDVFLMDVAWIGQFASSDWLYDLKPWVESRSLDIEKFFQRVVNLADMHEGKLIALPVYVDGGLLYYRKDLLEKYGYKNPPETWIELIKVSQRVQAQERGISNPDFWGFVWQGAQYEGLICTFLEFAVSNNGGIVISKDTVIVNSQENVSALAFMSALIHSYNISPPNTYTEMKEEEVRIFFQQGNALFERNWPYAWGNHESEGSPIKGKVGIAPLPHFPGGSSASTLGGWHVGISRFTDVPDEALKFLKYITSYDIQKRLTLNLGWNPGRVDVYKDPEVLEKLPHLAVLRSVFENAYPRPMVPYYSQVSEILQRYVNSALSGKISPGEALSKAEEEIKEIVRQYEK
- a CDS encoding sugar ABC transporter permease, which produces MRNRNPNYITPKERLESIILVVPVVVFIAAFLLFPVIGTIYDAFFRDVSYMLREFIFLGNYKRLFSDRFFVQSVFFTLAFVLASVSLELLIGMMFALLMNERFPARGLFRGIVLVPWAIPVAISGRIWELIYNFHYGLANYVLGRLGIGPVNWFGTSLSAFWALVLSDAWKTAPFVAIILLMGLQAIPEELYAQAKVDGTHFLQRFWKITLPLLKPFILVALLFRTIDALRVFDLIYVLTKGGPGGSTTSISLYAFRYFVSGDFGFGSAISTVLFLISLIMAIFYLKISRYGELLK